The following coding sequences are from one bacterium SCSIO 12741 window:
- a CDS encoding HNH endonuclease: protein MKERSFGVIPEIEEGKTFKNRLELSKSKVHRPIQAGISGSQNQGADSIVLSGGYEDDEDHGDLIIYTGHGGRDLATGKQSSDQELIRQNLALVKNCQQGLPVRVIRGSNHNSIFSPKIGYRYDGLYRVEDYWHEIGQSGYKIWRYRLSKITNESNGLNIPGDAPISANENDENDYGRSKRAEVLIQRIIRDTRLSKRIKELYNNRCQVCGVSIRTNSGLYSEAAHIKPLGAPHNGPDIIENILCLCPNHHASFDFGGFSINDNFDLIGETGALIVNPNHKIEKEFLKYHRDHFFREY, encoded by the coding sequence ATGAAAGAAAGATCTTTTGGAGTAATCCCTGAAATTGAAGAGGGAAAAACTTTTAAAAATAGACTTGAATTATCCAAATCAAAAGTACATCGACCGATTCAAGCTGGAATTAGCGGATCCCAAAATCAAGGTGCCGACTCCATTGTACTATCAGGCGGTTACGAAGATGATGAAGATCATGGAGATTTAATCATTTATACCGGGCATGGAGGGAGAGATCTTGCCACTGGAAAACAATCATCGGATCAAGAGTTGATTCGACAAAATTTGGCTTTGGTAAAAAATTGTCAACAAGGGTTACCTGTTCGGGTAATTAGAGGAAGTAATCATAACTCCATATTTTCACCTAAAATCGGATATAGATATGATGGGTTGTACAGAGTAGAAGACTACTGGCATGAAATCGGACAAAGTGGTTACAAAATTTGGAGGTATCGTCTTAGCAAAATTACAAATGAATCAAATGGACTAAATATTCCTGGAGATGCTCCTATTTCTGCCAATGAAAATGATGAAAACGATTATGGTCGAAGCAAACGAGCGGAGGTCTTAATTCAGAGAATTATTAGAGATACTAGGTTATCCAAAAGGATAAAAGAATTGTACAATAATCGTTGTCAAGTATGCGGAGTATCTATCAGAACGAACTCAGGATTGTATTCAGAGGCAGCTCACATTAAACCTTTGGGTGCTCCGCATAATGGGCCAGATATCATAGAAAACATCCTATGTCTTTGCCCTAATCATCATGCAAGTTTTGATTTTGGAGGCTTTTCTATAAATGACAATTTCGATCTAATTGGGGAGACTGGGGCACTAATTGTGAACCCAAATCACAAAATTGAAAAAGAGTTTTTGAAATACCATCGAGACCATTTCTTCAGAGAATACTAA
- a CDS encoding cysteine hydrolase, producing MKNSILVLALLFMANLMFGQSSDNTHGKSVLLITSAQVDLLSESGKAWGFTQESVEKNQMRKNLLKVIKEARKRNIPIIHSPVGFDYELMKGFEPLNAIQGVIVQNQLLAVNTPGVDFIPEAQPKSGDIVLPFRQGFSSFWAKSIQAHLKKMGIETIYVVGMLAEGCVESHARDAAENGYKTVVISDAIGSTSMELYEASLKTLALHTAGIITTKEFLNGK from the coding sequence ATGAAAAATTCAATTTTAGTACTCGCCCTCCTATTCATGGCTAACCTCATGTTTGGTCAGTCTTCCGATAACACCCACGGCAAAAGCGTCCTCCTCATCACCTCCGCTCAGGTAGACCTGCTTTCTGAAAGCGGGAAAGCCTGGGGATTCACGCAAGAATCTGTCGAAAAAAATCAAATGAGAAAAAACCTCCTTAAGGTGATCAAAGAAGCCCGTAAGCGAAACATTCCCATCATTCACTCTCCGGTAGGATTTGACTACGAGCTGATGAAAGGATTTGAACCGCTGAATGCCATTCAAGGTGTAATCGTTCAAAACCAATTGTTGGCCGTCAATACCCCTGGAGTAGATTTCATTCCTGAGGCACAACCTAAAAGCGGTGATATTGTACTTCCCTTTCGTCAAGGATTTTCCTCCTTTTGGGCCAAGTCCATTCAAGCACACCTGAAAAAGATGGGTATTGAAACCATTTATGTAGTGGGAATGCTCGCAGAAGGTTGCGTAGAATCTCATGCACGCGATGCCGCTGAAAACGGATACAAAACTGTGGTCATTTCAGATGCCATTGGATCCACAAGTATGGAGCTTTATGAAGCCTCTCTGAAAACATTGGCTCTTCACACCGCCGGAATCATCACGACAAAGGAATTTTTGAACGGTAAGTAA
- a CDS encoding thioredoxin family protein, whose protein sequence is MKSFFAEKWNQGVDYNTFLEQMKGWVDTQSTSGPVQNEALAAFTKLNYSRLKKWNRITKINEETTSFFQSQQGEYKWLMIIEAWCGDVAQNIATINQLAELGGIPFKMIYRDEHLDLMDQFLTNGGRAIPKLILFDGDLENVLAEWGPRPANAQQLMIDYKANPEAYSGDVKEDIHRWYAVNKQQDLQREIMTLMKNVKQSADIPVN, encoded by the coding sequence ATGAAAAGTTTTTTTGCTGAGAAATGGAACCAGGGTGTTGATTACAACACTTTCCTGGAACAAATGAAGGGATGGGTAGATACACAATCCACTTCAGGACCGGTTCAAAACGAGGCCTTAGCTGCCTTCACGAAGCTTAACTACAGCCGTTTGAAAAAATGGAACCGCATTACAAAAATCAATGAGGAGACCACTTCGTTTTTTCAATCCCAGCAAGGCGAGTATAAATGGCTAATGATCATCGAAGCGTGGTGTGGAGATGTCGCTCAAAATATTGCAACGATTAACCAGTTGGCTGAGCTTGGTGGTATTCCATTTAAGATGATTTACCGCGATGAGCACCTCGATTTAATGGATCAGTTTTTAACCAATGGTGGGCGCGCCATTCCTAAGTTGATCTTGTTCGACGGGGATTTGGAAAATGTATTGGCAGAGTGGGGTCCAAGACCCGCCAATGCCCAGCAATTGATGATCGATTATAAGGCCAATCCGGAAGCTTATTCGGGAGACGTTAAGGAAGATATTCACCGCTGGTATGCCGTGAATAAACAGCAAGATCTTCAAAGGGAGATTATGACCTTGATGAAAAACGTCAAACAATCTGCAGATATTCCCGTTAACTGA
- a CDS encoding TerC family protein, with amino-acid sequence MLELLSNPDTYIALLTLTFLEIVLGVDNIIFISILANKLPEEKRARTRNTGLFLALFFRIGLLFGITWIIGFSEPLFAVFDHAVSGRDLILLAGGLFLIAKSTSEIHHKMEGIEHESTESSGKAVSVPSVILQVVAMDIIFSFDSILTAVGLTQQIAIMITAVVIALIIMMTFAGKIGNFISKHPTLEVLALSFLILIGFMLVLDAGGVHVPKGYIYFAVFFSLIVEVMNMQIRKRSREKVALKRKWKDPNKTQ; translated from the coding sequence ATGCTCGAACTACTTTCCAACCCGGACACTTACATTGCCTTGCTTACCCTCACCTTTCTCGAAATTGTGCTGGGGGTAGACAATATCATTTTCATATCCATATTAGCCAACAAACTTCCTGAAGAGAAGCGGGCACGAACACGGAATACAGGTCTATTTCTGGCCTTGTTCTTCCGTATTGGATTGCTCTTTGGTATTACCTGGATCATTGGGTTTTCAGAACCTCTATTTGCCGTATTCGATCATGCTGTGAGCGGGCGGGATTTGATCCTACTTGCAGGTGGCCTCTTTCTGATTGCTAAGAGTACCAGTGAAATTCACCACAAAATGGAAGGCATTGAACACGAAAGCACGGAAAGTTCGGGCAAAGCGGTATCGGTGCCTTCGGTAATCCTTCAGGTAGTGGCCATGGATATCATATTTTCTTTTGACTCCATTCTGACAGCTGTTGGGCTTACTCAACAAATTGCCATTATGATTACTGCGGTGGTTATTGCTCTGATCATTATGATGACGTTCGCCGGAAAGATTGGCAACTTTATCAGCAAGCACCCGACGCTGGAGGTACTGGCCTTGTCCTTTTTGATCCTTATCGGTTTTATGCTGGTTCTGGATGCAGGTGGAGTTCATGTCCCCAAGGGATACATCTATTTTGCGGTATTCTTCTCCCTAATTGTTGAGGTGATGAATATGCAGATTCGAAAAAGAAGCCGGGAAAAGGTTGCCCTCAAGAGGAAGTGGAAAGATCCTAATAAGACTCAATAG
- a CDS encoding MBOAT family protein, which translates to MLFNSIDFAIFLPIVFALYWFATQKNLRLQNLLIVAASYVFYGWWDWRFLSLIIFSTIVDYTIGIKLKEEENQTKRKALLWTSILVNLGFLGFFKYYNFFQDNFISAFSFFGSEIKPNSLNIILPVGISFYTFQTLSYTIDVYKRKLEPTKDFIAFSAFVSFFPQLVAGPIERATNLLPQFYAKRTFDYSKAVDGMRQILWGLFKKVVIADSCAEYANLIFNNSTDYSGSTLALGAFLFAFQIYGDFSGYSDIAIGTSRLFGFNLMRNFAFPYFARDIAEFWRRWHISLSTWFRDYLYIPLGGSRGGTMMQVRNTFIIFIVSGFWHGANWTFIAWGTLNAIYFLPLLLTKNNRNHIEIVAQGRLLPSLRDLAFMLITFGLTVFAWIFFRAENMGHAFQYIQDLILGLTDKEAYLQTLDLVVSKIRYAFPLMMMGFILIEWLGRDGQYAIENMTKKWKIPFRYAFYYGILLAVFWFGGKEQEFIYFQF; encoded by the coding sequence ATGCTTTTCAACTCCATTGATTTTGCGATTTTTTTGCCGATTGTCTTCGCCCTATATTGGTTCGCAACCCAGAAAAACCTTAGGCTTCAAAACCTACTCATCGTTGCAGCCAGCTACGTATTCTATGGTTGGTGGGATTGGCGGTTTCTTTCACTCATCATTTTCAGCACCATCGTGGACTACACGATTGGGATAAAGCTAAAAGAGGAAGAAAACCAGACCAAAAGGAAAGCCTTATTATGGACCAGTATTTTGGTTAATCTGGGGTTCCTGGGATTCTTTAAGTACTACAACTTTTTCCAGGACAATTTCATTTCCGCCTTTTCCTTCTTCGGAAGCGAAATAAAGCCGAACTCGCTAAACATCATTTTACCGGTGGGAATTAGCTTCTATACCTTTCAAACCCTGAGCTACACCATCGACGTTTACAAACGTAAGCTTGAGCCTACCAAAGACTTTATTGCCTTTTCCGCCTTTGTCAGCTTCTTCCCTCAGTTGGTAGCAGGCCCCATTGAAAGAGCAACCAACTTACTCCCTCAGTTCTACGCCAAGCGAACTTTTGATTATTCAAAAGCCGTAGATGGTATGCGGCAAATACTTTGGGGATTGTTCAAGAAAGTGGTCATCGCCGATAGTTGTGCCGAATATGCCAACCTTATCTTTAACAACTCCACCGACTATTCGGGAAGTACCTTGGCGCTCGGAGCATTCCTCTTTGCATTCCAGATCTATGGCGATTTCTCGGGCTACTCCGACATTGCGATCGGCACCTCCCGACTCTTTGGTTTTAACCTGATGAGGAATTTTGCCTTCCCGTATTTTGCCCGGGATATTGCCGAATTCTGGAGACGCTGGCACATCTCCCTGTCTACCTGGTTTCGCGACTACCTGTACATTCCATTGGGTGGAAGTCGAGGTGGAACGATGATGCAAGTGCGCAACACCTTTATCATCTTTATTGTAAGCGGCTTTTGGCATGGTGCTAACTGGACATTTATAGCCTGGGGAACATTAAACGCTATTTACTTTTTACCGCTGTTGCTTACCAAAAACAACCGTAACCATATTGAAATTGTAGCCCAGGGAAGACTGCTTCCTTCCCTTCGAGATTTGGCCTTTATGCTCATCACTTTTGGGTTAACCGTTTTTGCCTGGATATTCTTCAGAGCTGAAAACATGGGCCATGCATTTCAGTACATTCAGGATTTGATTCTGGGCTTGACCGATAAAGAAGCCTACCTGCAAACCTTGGATCTGGTTGTTTCAAAAATTCGTTATGCATTCCCGCTTATGATGATGGGATTTATTCTCATCGAATGGCTGGGACGAGACGGCCAATATGCAATAGAAAACATGACCAAGAAGTGGAAAATTCCCTTTCGATATGCCTTTTATTATGGGATACTCCTTGCGGTCTTTTGGTTTGGCGGTAAAGAACAAGAATTCATTTATTTTCAATTCTAA
- a CDS encoding outer membrane beta-barrel protein — MAAGLVTVQIAVSLFYLDYHGKSSWEARKDFMRDYHRNLQGKIKQALSDHQLDESYSRAHQENTSNLIASLSEASGLTQEPQRYSSDQMAQVGAVQQYLAQASSSEQGTNWSPEMTEVESSSNELASLPAKPFSGFAQSGLTSSLSGFNPFEKSDYPDPVAKRSQWFVGGSVAFDSWVDHPHYASLVQKESFHFHKNLDKSSARSITYLPTTGFAVGVQGGLQLGRNFEVETGIHYHRWTGVSTTVVENVFRNEITHTEWVEVNGGSDPSSDPTSSYSPRKSTQTLYSQRDDTVRTEFSQSFVEIPLILRYGFGNGNWKLYFSTGLSANLVNRHKLNLYSHDQERSMNKTVVSPIGQVNALLGANLDYELSPGVKLRLEPQLRYGLRSFDSTLNKQTTHFMGIRAGLIYRF, encoded by the coding sequence TTGGCGGCTGGGCTGGTTACCGTTCAGATTGCAGTCTCTTTGTTTTACCTGGATTACCATGGAAAAAGCAGTTGGGAAGCAAGGAAGGATTTTATGCGGGATTACCACCGAAATCTTCAAGGTAAAATCAAGCAAGCACTTTCCGATCATCAGCTCGATGAAAGCTATTCAAGAGCCCATCAGGAAAATACTTCCAACCTCATTGCCAGTTTATCAGAAGCTTCTGGTCTGACACAAGAGCCGCAGAGATATTCTTCCGATCAGATGGCTCAGGTAGGAGCCGTTCAACAATATCTTGCTCAAGCTTCTTCTTCTGAGCAAGGGACCAACTGGTCGCCGGAGATGACCGAGGTTGAATCTTCTTCCAATGAGTTAGCTTCTTTACCCGCTAAGCCATTTAGTGGTTTTGCTCAAAGTGGATTGACCTCTTCCTTGAGTGGTTTCAACCCTTTTGAGAAATCCGATTACCCAGATCCAGTGGCTAAAAGAAGTCAGTGGTTTGTGGGCGGAAGTGTTGCCTTTGATTCCTGGGTGGATCATCCGCACTACGCCAGTTTGGTTCAGAAAGAGAGTTTTCATTTTCATAAAAACCTCGACAAGTCCTCAGCCCGTTCGATTACTTATTTGCCAACTACCGGCTTTGCCGTTGGAGTTCAAGGAGGTTTGCAGCTGGGACGAAATTTTGAAGTGGAAACAGGAATTCATTACCACCGTTGGACAGGTGTTTCAACTACGGTGGTGGAAAACGTATTTCGTAATGAAATAACCCATACCGAGTGGGTAGAGGTGAATGGAGGTAGTGATCCTTCCAGCGATCCAACATCTTCTTATTCGCCCAGAAAAAGCACTCAAACATTATACTCCCAAAGAGACGATACGGTTCGTACCGAGTTCTCTCAGAGTTTTGTGGAAATTCCTCTTATTCTTCGTTACGGCTTTGGTAATGGCAATTGGAAGCTTTATTTCTCCACTGGATTGTCAGCCAATTTGGTTAATCGCCACAAGTTGAATTTGTATAGCCACGATCAAGAGAGAAGCATGAACAAAACTGTGGTTTCTCCCATTGGACAGGTTAATGCACTTTTGGGGGCAAATCTGGATTACGAACTATCTCCAGGAGTTAAGTTGAGATTGGAACCTCAATTGCGTTATGGCCTACGTTCATTCGATTCCACTCTAAACAAGCAGACAACCCACTTCATGGGTATTCGTGCCGGTTTAATCTACCGCTTCTAA
- a CDS encoding YbaB/EbfC family nucleoid-associated protein produces MFGLGGFKEKLEEAKAKAEETKQRMNTVYVEGKSQSIVTVISTANSEIKDVQFSDEIREMDPEELADHVINATNKALQKAKNVYEAEMAAVAQDAMPNIPGMPGMKDLFK; encoded by the coding sequence ATGTTTGGATTAGGAGGATTTAAAGAGAAGTTGGAAGAGGCCAAAGCAAAAGCTGAGGAAACCAAACAACGCATGAACACGGTTTACGTGGAAGGTAAATCGCAAAGTATAGTAACGGTTATTTCTACAGCCAATAGCGAGATTAAAGACGTGCAATTTTCGGATGAAATTCGCGAAATGGATCCGGAAGAACTGGCCGATCACGTGATCAATGCTACGAATAAGGCTTTGCAAAAAGCCAAAAACGTGTACGAAGCAGAAATGGCTGCTGTGGCCCAAGACGCCATGCCCAACATTCCCGGAATGCCCGGAATGAAGGACTTGTTCAAATAG
- the yaaA gene encoding peroxide stress protein YaaA, which translates to MITVISPAKSLDFESPAPNVGFTEPALIDQSERVMQSLRKKSVNKLMQMQDISRNLAELNYGRNQVWSMDNTEANSRQAVSAFQGDVYQGLCAWDFSEEEYQFAQDHLRILSGLYGILRPLDRIQPYRLEMGTGLRTTRGKNLYEFWKMRITDEVNALLQEQEVPVLINLASDEYFKSIKPKKVNGTIIQPVFMDKKNGKFKIISFFAKKARGLMSRYLIQNRIDEPEYLKGFDFEGYGYNAELSQDHKWVFTRDQE; encoded by the coding sequence ATGATCACAGTAATCTCACCGGCCAAATCACTTGACTTTGAATCACCTGCCCCAAATGTGGGATTCACAGAGCCTGCTCTGATTGACCAATCCGAAAGGGTTATGCAGTCGCTTCGGAAGAAGAGCGTGAATAAATTGATGCAAATGCAGGATATCAGTCGCAATTTGGCTGAGTTGAACTATGGTCGAAACCAAGTTTGGTCGATGGATAATACGGAGGCCAATTCACGTCAGGCGGTGAGTGCTTTTCAAGGGGATGTATACCAGGGATTATGTGCCTGGGATTTTTCCGAAGAAGAGTATCAATTTGCCCAAGATCATTTACGCATATTGTCTGGCCTTTATGGAATATTGCGCCCCTTAGACCGAATTCAACCTTATCGTCTTGAAATGGGAACCGGTTTACGGACTACCCGTGGAAAGAACCTCTATGAATTCTGGAAAATGAGAATTACAGATGAGGTAAATGCCTTACTTCAGGAACAAGAGGTTCCAGTATTGATTAACCTGGCTTCCGACGAATATTTCAAATCCATTAAGCCCAAGAAAGTCAACGGTACCATTATCCAGCCTGTCTTTATGGATAAGAAGAATGGGAAGTTCAAGATCATTTCCTTCTTCGCCAAAAAAGCCCGTGGACTTATGTCAAGGTACTTGATTCAAAACCGAATCGATGAACCTGAATACCTTAAAGGATTCGATTTTGAGGGGTACGGATACAATGCTGAGCTTTCTCAAGACCATAAATGGGTCTTTACACGGGACCAGGAATAG
- a CDS encoding cysteine hydrolase → MQNSVLLITSAQVDLLAENGKAWGSTESSEKQNSMRRNLTTLLREARNRSIPIIHSPVAFDYEMMQGYEPLNAIQNVIVQNQLLAMNTPGIEFIPEARPESGETVLPYRQGFSSFWAKSIQEHLERMGTDTLFIAGMLAEGCVESHARDAAENGYKTIVISDAIGSTSLDLLEASYKTLALHTASIIPTEEF, encoded by the coding sequence ATGCAAAACTCAGTTCTATTAATTACCTCAGCCCAAGTAGATCTGCTGGCTGAAAACGGAAAAGCCTGGGGCTCTACAGAAAGCTCAGAGAAGCAAAACTCCATGAGAAGAAACCTCACAACGCTGCTTAGAGAGGCCAGAAATCGAAGCATCCCCATCATCCACTCTCCGGTCGCTTTCGACTATGAAATGATGCAGGGATACGAACCCCTGAATGCGATTCAAAACGTGATTGTACAAAATCAATTGCTGGCCATGAATACGCCTGGAATCGAATTTATCCCAGAAGCCCGCCCAGAAAGTGGAGAGACGGTTCTTCCTTATCGTCAGGGGTTCTCTTCCTTTTGGGCCAAGTCTATTCAAGAGCACTTGGAGAGAATGGGTACCGACACCCTATTCATCGCCGGTATGCTGGCTGAGGGATGTGTAGAATCACATGCCCGGGACGCTGCCGAAAATGGTTACAAGACCATCGTGATATCGGATGCTATTGGCTCCACCAGCCTCGATCTGTTAGAAGCATCCTACAAAACACTTGCCCTTCATACGGCATCCATCATCCCAACAGAAGAATTCTAA
- a CDS encoding Smr/MutS family protein encodes MQFSVGDKVKVIDEAVSGIVTRLGKKKIYIDSDGFEFEYSPAKLVVVTQSDRQLLEDYLAHTDGRISTKLDDIKLPKPISREERIEELGSVSGRRNSKGILEFDLHIHDLLVSHSHMMPGEMLQYQLDYTVNCLEESIRKREPRIVFIHGVGKGVLKTEVHKIIQSYELPYHDASRKEYGTGATEVELLAGR; translated from the coding sequence ATGCAATTTTCGGTGGGCGATAAAGTTAAAGTAATCGATGAGGCCGTTTCGGGTATTGTAACCCGATTGGGCAAAAAAAAGATTTACATCGATTCCGATGGTTTCGAATTTGAATATTCGCCCGCCAAACTGGTGGTTGTTACACAATCTGATCGACAACTATTAGAAGATTACCTGGCCCATACCGATGGACGGATTTCAACCAAACTTGATGACATTAAGCTGCCCAAGCCGATAAGCCGCGAGGAACGGATTGAAGAATTAGGATCGGTTAGCGGTCGGCGCAATTCCAAAGGCATTCTTGAATTTGATCTACACATTCATGATCTGCTGGTGTCTCACAGCCACATGATGCCCGGCGAAATGCTCCAATATCAACTTGACTACACCGTCAATTGCCTCGAAGAATCCATCCGAAAACGAGAACCTCGTATTGTCTTTATCCATGGTGTGGGTAAAGGGGTGCTAAAAACCGAAGTACATAAAATCATCCAAAGCTACGAACTACCCTATCACGACGCTTCGAGGAAGGAATACGGAACCGGAGCCACTGAAGTGGAGCTCTTAGCTGGTAGATAA
- a CDS encoding NUDIX hydrolase, translated as MEKLPTYSNPWQTLSTEEIYDNPWIRVREHQVIHPGGTPGIYGVVDFKNLAIGVIPIDDEGYTWLVGQYRYPHEAYTWEIPEGGGPMDQTPLESAKRELREETGIVAEHWEEILQMDLSNSATSERAYLFIAKGLSFHESNPEDSEDLKVIRVHVDELIERVLSGELRDSLTVAATLKLYWMRQNGKVGT; from the coding sequence ATGGAGAAATTGCCGACTTATTCTAACCCTTGGCAAACATTATCTACCGAAGAAATTTATGACAACCCCTGGATTAGGGTCCGAGAGCACCAGGTAATTCACCCTGGAGGTACCCCTGGAATCTATGGAGTAGTGGACTTTAAGAACCTGGCAATTGGGGTGATCCCGATTGACGATGAGGGCTACACCTGGTTGGTTGGACAATATCGATATCCGCATGAAGCCTATACGTGGGAGATTCCTGAAGGTGGCGGGCCAATGGATCAAACGCCGCTGGAATCGGCCAAAAGGGAATTGCGCGAAGAAACGGGAATTGTAGCTGAGCACTGGGAAGAAATATTGCAAATGGACTTGAGTAATTCTGCCACCTCAGAAAGGGCCTATCTTTTTATAGCCAAGGGACTAAGCTTTCACGAGTCTAACCCAGAAGATTCGGAAGACTTAAAGGTAATAAGGGTACACGTGGATGAATTGATCGAGCGAGTGCTCTCCGGAGAATTAAGGGATAGCTTAACCGTGGCTGCTACGTTAAAGTTGTATTGGATGCGGCAGAATGGAAAGGTTGGGACTTGA
- a CDS encoding amidohydrolase family protein, translated as MRINGHGHILPEPSQIPKFMRDKKLFWIDEDKKFMRQGDWSRPITDPSFFLKEKLEWMDQFNIDHGVMLCLSQLYCNGWEEQDCADGIRFQNDYNASVQADYPDKFTCGFVVQPLYMDQALKEIDRCVNELGLKMLCLPTHFLNAEGEWLSVAEADVDPIYELANEHNLAIQIHPYDGEKMIALKNKYWRFHLVWMMAQCGDTLHLYTLRDLPNRFPNVRTSFAHGGMLGIANYGRRIQGFDGRPDIFKDMEDPRKSLGHKNLFYDTLVHDSYTLELLKKRVGSSQIIVGLDDPYPLGEMEGVGTSYPGRVVDYAVEIGILTDQERKDMWYKNVQDWLGIEIPSS; from the coding sequence ATGCGAATAAACGGACACGGACATATACTTCCAGAGCCTTCTCAGATCCCCAAATTCATGCGGGACAAGAAGCTGTTTTGGATTGATGAGGACAAAAAATTCATGCGACAAGGTGATTGGTCACGGCCGATTACGGATCCGAGTTTTTTCCTGAAGGAAAAACTGGAATGGATGGATCAGTTTAACATCGATCATGGAGTAATGCTCTGTCTTTCGCAATTGTACTGCAACGGTTGGGAGGAACAAGACTGCGCCGATGGAATTCGCTTCCAGAACGATTACAATGCTTCGGTTCAAGCTGATTACCCAGACAAGTTTACTTGTGGGTTTGTGGTTCAGCCTTTGTACATGGATCAAGCTCTAAAGGAGATCGACCGGTGTGTGAACGAACTAGGGTTAAAAATGCTCTGTTTACCTACGCATTTCTTAAACGCTGAGGGAGAATGGCTCTCCGTAGCTGAGGCAGATGTAGACCCGATTTATGAATTGGCCAACGAACACAACCTGGCCATTCAAATTCACCCCTACGATGGGGAGAAAATGATTGCCCTGAAAAACAAATACTGGCGATTCCACCTGGTTTGGATGATGGCTCAATGTGGAGATACGCTCCACCTCTACACCTTGCGTGATTTGCCTAATCGCTTTCCGAATGTTCGTACCAGCTTCGCTCATGGTGGTATGTTGGGTATCGCTAACTACGGAAGAAGAATCCAAGGATTTGACGGTCGTCCGGATATCTTCAAGGATATGGAAGATCCCAGAAAATCATTGGGGCATAAAAACCTTTTTTACGACACGCTGGTACACGATTCTTATACCCTGGAACTTTTGAAAAAACGAGTAGGAAGTAGCCAGATTATTGTTGGTTTGGACGATCCTTACCCGCTGGGAGAAATGGAAGGTGTGGGAACTTCTTACCCAGGTCGTGTAGTGGACTATGCAGTAGAAATTGGCATTCTCACTGATCAGGAACGAAAAGACATGTGGTACAAAAATGTGCAGGATTGGCTGGGGATAGAAATACCGAGTTCTTGA